The Thioalkalivibrio thiocyanodenitrificans ARhD 1 nucleotide sequence AGCGCAAGCCATGTGCACTGGTCGCAGATCGCGGCGGCGGAGGCAGCCGCGCTGAAGCTGGAGCCGGGGGCGAACGCGCGCCGGGCGCCGCCGGCACGCCCGCCGCTGGCTGCGCCGGCCGGGAATCCGAACGCGGCAGGCCTCATCCGCCAACGGCGCAGCGCTGTTGCCTTCGACGGGGTGACGGGCCTGTCGTCGGACGCGTTCTACCGCATGCTGGATACCCTCCTGCCCCGGGAAGGCACGGCGCCGTGGGACATGCTGCCCTGGGCGCCGCGGGTGCACCCGGTGTTGTTCGTGCACCGGGTGGACGGCATCGCGCCGGGTCTGTATGTGCTCGCCCGCGAGGATGCCGCCCTGCCGGCATTGCGGCGGGCCATGCGCGAGGAATGGTTGTGGCACCCCGTGCCCGGCTGTCCCGCGCACATCCCCCTGCGCCTGCTGGCGTCCCTGGACGTGCGCGATTCGGCACAGCTTATCTGCTGTCATCAGGAGATCGCCGCCGATTCCGCGTTTGCCGTGGGCATGCTGGCGGCGTTCGGCGTCGCCCTGGAGGCGGCGCCGTGGTGGTACCGGCGGCTGCACTGGGAGGCCGGGGTGCTGGGTCAGGTGCTTTACCTGGAGGCGGAGGCGGCCGGCGTGCGCGCCACCGGCATCGGCTGTTTCTTCGATGACGAGATGCACCGCCTGCTGGGGTTGCGGGACGACGCCTGGCAGACCGTGTACCACTTCACCGTCGGCGGCGCGGTGGATGATCCGCGGCTCAGTACGCTGCCTCCCTACGCGCACCTGGATCCCGGGAACTCGCGGTAGCCGTCACCCCGTGCTGACATTGAACGGTTGAATATTGGCACGACGGTCCAGCAGACTTGTCCTGTGGAGTCCCGCCGATCCGCCGCCACCCGTTCCCGGGGCACCTTCGTTGCGCCGTGGTTCAAAGCCCGTCAGGAGCGAGCATGACGATATCATCCGCTGCATTGACCGACACGGAACTGGATGCCCTGGAGGCCTTCCTGACCTCCGACGTCACCCCGGAGACCGCGATGACGCTGTCCACCCTGGACGGATACTTCACCGCTATCGCCCTGAATCCGGACCTGATCATGCCGAGCCGCTGGATGCCGTGGGTGTGGGATATGGAATCCGGCAGGGAGGCGCCGGAGTTCGAGTCGCACGAGGAGGCCGAGCGGGTGCTGGGGCTTCTCATGCGCTATCACAACGAGGTGACGGCGGCCGTGAGCGCCGGCGAACCGGACCCGGTGTTTGTGGGAGACAAGGATGGGGAGGTGACCCTGGTGAATCTGTGGGCCGGCGGATTCCTGGTCGGAGTCCTGAAGTTTGCGGAGCCCTGGTGGATGGAACTGATGGAGAAGCAGCCGGACAAGGTCGCTCCGATTCTCATGTTCGGAAGCGAGGACGGACTGAACTCCCTCGAAGACCATTTCGAGGATCTTCAGCAGGTGATGGACCGCGCGCCGGATATCATCACGATGGCGCTGGATGGCTTGTGCGAATACTTTACGCCGCTTCGGGCACGGGCCGCGGATGAGCGCGTGAGCACGTACCGGCGGAGCGAGCCCAGGGTGGGCCGCAATGATCCCTGCCCCTGCGGATCGGGAAAGAAGTTCAAGAAATGTTGCGGCATGAAACTGCATTGATATGGAAGCTGAAGTCCGGGAAATCCGTGATCACCTTGTCCAGTTCCCGCCCTTTGATACCCTGAGCGAGGAACTGCTCGACGAGCTGGCCGCATCGGTGGAGATCACCTACTTCCAGGCCGGTTCTGCCATCCTGGCGTCGGGCGACCCGATTCACGAGCTGTTCTATATCCGAAGCGGGGCGGTGGAGGTATATCGCCACAACGGCGAGCTCTACAATCGTCTCGGGGAGGGCGACATCTTCGGCCAGCTCGGGCTGCTGCATCACCATCGCGTGCGATTTCCGGTCAATGCCATCGAGGACACACTGTTGTACCGGATTCCGGAATCCCTGTTCGACCGTCTGTGTTCCGAGGATGACAGTTTTGCCGACTTCGTCGAGCTGTCGGGTTCGCGCCTCAAGAGCACGGTCGAAGAAAGCATGCGCAACAACGATATGATGGTTACGCGTGTGCGTCGACTGATCACCCGCCTGCCGGTCATGATCGAGGAATCCGCCTCGGTGCAGGAGGCCGCGCGCCTCATGACGGAGAACGACATCTCCGAGGCACTGCTCCTGGCGCCGGGCAATGGCGAGGATTCGGACCGCGTGTTCACTGACTCGGAGGACCGGCCATGGCGGCTGGCCGGCGTGCTCACCGATCAGGACCTGCGCGAACGCATTGTCGCCGAGGGCGCATCTGCCCAGACTCCGATTCGCGAGATCAGCCACGGCAATCTGATCACCATTCAGTCCGACGAGTCGGTGCACGAGGCCATGCTCGTGATGCTGCGCAACAATATCCATCGGCTGCCCGTGCTTCATCGGCGCCGCCCGGTAGGCGTGGTGCATCTCTCTGACATCGTTCGTTACGAGACCAACAGCAGCGCATACCTCGTCAGCAATATCTTCAATCGGACGACCGTGAAGGGTCTCGCACGCCTCACGCCCGATATCCGTGCGGCCTTCGTGCGGCTGGTGGACCAGGGCGCCACGTCGCAGATGATCGGCAACGCCATGTCGAGCATCGGCCGCAGCCTGATGCGCCGCCTCGTCGAACTGGCCGAAGCGGATCTGGGTCCGCCCCCGGTTCCGTACTGCTTCATGGTGCACGGCTCACTGGCCCGCAACGATCAGTCCATCATCACCGACCAGGATAACGCGATGGTGCTGGACGACTCCTTCGATCCGGAGGCGCACGACGATTACTTCCGCGAGCTTGCCCGGCGGGTGAGCGATGGGCTCGACGCCTGTGGGTATCCCTACTGCAAGGGCGGCATCATGGCCACCAACCCGCAGTGGCGCCAGCCGCTCGCGCACTGGAAGCGAAACTTCGAGCAATGGATCGCCAGGCCCGATCCGCAGCGGCTGCTCCACAGTTCGATATTCTTCGATCTGGATGCGGTCTGCGGCGAAGAGCGCTTTGTCGAGGAACTGCAGGACCTTGTCGCCGCGCGCGCACAGGCCAGTCCCTTGTTTCTTGCCGCACTTGCGCGCAACGCCATCAGCCGCACACCACCGCTCGGCCTCTTTCGGACCTTCGTGATGGAAAAGGACGGCAGGCACGACAACACGATCAACATCAAGCGCCGCGGTGTTGCGCCGATGAACGATGTGATCCGCGTGCATGGGCTCGGCGTGGGTTCGAGCGCGCAGAACGCCTTCGAGCGTCTGGACGACATCGGCAAGGCCAGTGCGCTGCCGGCCGGGCAGACGGACAGGCTGCGTTATGCCCTGGAGTTCCTCTCCCTGGTGCGCTTGCGTCACCAGGCCCACGAGATCAGGAATGATCAGCCGGTCGACAACTCAATCGAACCGGAACACGTGTCGGCCGCCGATCGGCATAATCTGAAAGAGGCCTTCCAGGTTCTGAGCAACGCGCAGAAGTTCCTGCGTTTCCGTTATCCCAGCCCCGTGCGTTGAGCCGATGGCCGGCGACCGGTCACACCAAAGCGAAGCGCCCACCTGGCACGAATACTTCCGCCTGCAGGCGGAAGCCTGCACGGACCCGGTTCTCAAGCGGTTCTATCATGCGGGTCTGCCGCCGGAGGATGCGTTGATCAAGGACGTGCCGCTGATGGCGCTCGATTTCGAGACCACGGGAATGGATGCGCAGACGCACTCGATCGTCAGCATCGGCATGGTGCCGTTCAGCCTGCGCACCATAAGGCCGGCTGCGGGGTGCTACTGGATCGTCAAGCCGTCGAACGCGCTGCTGGAGGAATCCGTCGCCTTCCATGGCATCACGCATTCCGAGATCGAGCGTGCACCGGAACTCGATTCGGTGCTCGATGATGTGCTGGATGCGCTGGCCGGTCATCTGGTCGTGGTGCACTATCGTGATATCGAACGTCCGTTTCTGGACCGCGCCGTCATGGACCGGCGCGGGGAGCACTGCCTGTTTCCTCTGATCGATACCATGACGATCGAGGCGCGATGGGAGCGCGAGGGCCGCCTCAGGCGCATCAAGCGCTTCTTCGGTATCAAACCACCCTCCATTCGGTTGTCGGAAAGCCGTGCCCGTTACGGTTTGCCCGCCTATTCGGCCCACCATGCCAAGGTGGATGCCATGGCCACGGCCGAGCTGTTTCAGGCGCAGGTGGCACGGCATTACTCGCCGGAGACGCCGGTTTCATCGCTCTGGGTTTAACGCCCCTGCGAGGTTGGCGCACGAGGAAACGAAAGTAGCGGCCGAGGCCGCTGATTTCAGCGGATGGCCGGTGCGTTCACGTCTTGACCGGCCGGGGCTCGCTCAGCAATCCCTTGACGATGGCAAAGCATCCGATCAGCAGAACCAGCGTAAAGGGCAGCCCGGCGGAGACCGCCACGGCCTGGAGAGCCGCCAGACCCCCGCCGAGCAGGAGGGCGATGGCGACCGCGCCCTCGATCACGCCCCAGAACACGCGCTGCGGTTTGGGGGCATCGATCTTGCCGCCCGCCGTGATCGTGTCGATCACCAGAGAGCCGGAGTCCGACGAGGTGATGAAGAACACGATCACCAGCACGATGGCGATGAACGAGGTGATCTCGGTCAATGGCATTTCTCCGAGTACCATGAAAAGCTGCAGGGAAAGATCGGCGGCGGCGGCCCCTTCGAATCCGCCCGTCAGCTGGTGGATGGCGGTGCTGCCGAAGGCTGTCATCCAGAAGACAGACACGGTCGAGGGGATCAGCAGGACGGCGATCAGGAACTCCCGTACCGAACGGCCCCTGCTCACGCGGGCGATAAACATGCCCACGAACGGCGACCAGCTGATCCACCAGGCCCAGTAGAAGGTCGTCCATCCCTGGCTGAAGTTCGCGTCGTCGCGCGCGAAGGGGTTGGCGAGAAAGGGAAGCGCGACCAGGTAACTGCCGAGGTTCTTGAAGAATCCCGTGGCAATCATCAGCGTCGGACCGACAAACACGACGAACATCAGCAGCAGGAATGCCAGCAGCATGTTCAGCTCGGACAGGCGTTTCACGCCCTTGTCCACGCCTGCGACGATGGACACCACCGCTACGGCGGTAATGCCGGTGATCAGCAGGACCAGTGTGGTGTTGCCGCCGCCGAGCCCGAACAGATGACCGAGACCCGAAGCGGCCTGCTGTGCGCCGATACCGAGCGAGGTGGCGAGCCCGAACAATGTGGCGAACACCGCGAGTATGTCGATGACATGCCCCGGCCAACCCCAGATGCGCTCGCCGAGCAAGGGGTAGAAGATGGAACGCATGGTCAGGGGAAGGCCCTTGTTGTAGGCGAAGATCGACAGTGACAGCGCCACGATGGCGTAGATCGCCCAAGGATGCAGTCCCCAGTGGAAGATGGTCGCGGCCATGGCCAGGCGCGTCGCCCCTGCCGGATCGTCGGCCGCCGCCCCCAGCGGGGACCAGTCGGTGCGGACACCGTCCTCGCCCAGGGTCGTGCCGCCGAGCGCGGTACCGTAATGCGTGAGCGGCTCGGAGACGCCGTAGAACATCAGGCCGATACCCATGCCCGCCGCAAACAGCATCGAGAACCAGGAGAGCCTCCTGAAGTCGGGGGTCGCGTTGGCGCCACCTATGCGCACTCGGCCCAGCGGCGACAGGATCAGGCCAAGGCACAGCAGCACGAAGATGTTCGCCGCCAGGAGGAAGAACCAGGTCATGTGCGTGTTGATCCAGTTCTTCATCGCATCGAACGTGGCCGTCGCCTGATCGGGGAGGGCGAGCGTAAGTATGACGAAGGCGAGAATGACCAGAGAGGACACGGCGAACACCGAACCGTGGATGTCGATGTTCACTCCAAGCGGGCTGGCCTGGTAGTTGTCCTGACCGATCTGATAGTCGGTATCGATCAGGTTGGCCGCGCCCTCGGGGGCGGGGACACCAACCGATTCGGTCATGTTCCCGGAGGAATTGTCCGGTTCTTTGTCCACGGGACTCTCCCTTGAATGCTTATGGATTATTCAGGCGCTTCCGGACGCACGAGAAACACGGACGCCTTCGTATGGCCGGCGACCTTGCTGCCGTTGGCGGGGATGATCGCATCCAGATGCCTGGGAAGGTGGGTACCCATGACGATCAGGTCGGCGTCGACCTCATCGATCGCCCGCACAAGAATATCGTCGAGGTCGGCCACCGGATCGTGGCTGTTGTAAACGCGGACCGTCGGTTCATGTCTGCTGTCCGCCGCATGCTCGTGAGCGAACGCCTTGAGCTTCTGCGCATACTCTTCAGGGGTACGCGCCACGGAACTGGGTTGGGAGGTTGTCACGCCGACGTAGCAGAGCGCCGCGTCGTAGTGACGTGCCAGGTCGACAGCAGCGGTGAGCGATCTCTCCAACGCGCCCAGATGCGCAAGATCCACCGGTACCATGATCTTCTGGAACATGAGCAAGGCTCCTCTTGCAGTTGCAGGAAAGGAAGTCCTCCGGGTGATTCATCATGATTAGCCTAGCATCAATTGGCCGCCCGGGTGGCCGCGGCCTGCTGTCGCAACAGACGGCAACCGGGTGAGAAACGGACATCCGCTCCGGACCCGATACGGCGGGCCCCGGGGGCGCGAGTCAATTGAGAAACGGCGCATGAGACGATCCCCTAGAAATCAAAGCGCGCGCCCGCGGCAAGGACCTGGCCGCCCCCCGCGGTCCATGCGGTTTCCGCGAGGCCCCCGCGCTTCTCGGTGAGGGCAGCGGTGTCTTCCTCGTAGTAATACTCGGCAAAGAGCTTCATCCGGGGGAGCAACTGGTGATCCACGCCCAGGTGGACGATGTTCTCGCCATAGTTCTCCACATTGGCCAGCATCAGCTTGAAGGTGTTTTTGCCCGCCGTATATCCGCCATAGAGGTTCACGGCGCGGTCGCCATCGGCGCCGTAACCGGAGGTGATCCGGCTGTCGTGCACCTCGTACTTGGCGCCGATGTACAGGTTGCCCATGGTCCGCAGCATCGAGATGCCGTAGATCCGGGAGTTGAATTCTCCGCCAAGATCATCCATGCCCACGGATACGGTCGTCCTTCCGTAGGTGTAGCTGCCTGTCACCTGGATGCGGTCGTCGCCATCCGCACCGTTACTGTCGCTCCAGCCCGCCCCGAAGTAAAACCCGCGGAAGCCGGGGCTGTAGTAGGCGACCGTGTCGCCGCGGCGAAAGGCGGTATAGGTTGCGAAACCGCTGTAGTAGGAGCTGAACATGTCCACCGGATAGGCGATGGCATTGTAGTACGGCATCCACATCTGGCCGTAGGAGACGCTGCCGAAATCACCCCGCAGGCCGATCTGGGCGACCCGGATGTCCTGGTCCTGATCCCAGGGGTCCTGCACCGCCTTGTTGGCGAGATCCAGCGGCAGTTCCAGCTGGCCAAACAGCTCCATGGTGCCGCCAAGCGCATAGTCGGCTTTGAAACCGATGCGCGAGTATGCATCCCGGATCCCGGTGTAGGCATCCAGGACCGAGGTGTCGTCGGGACGCACGGATTCAGCGTGGACACGTGCCGATCCGTAGAACTGAAAGTTGATCTCGTCGGCGTTCGCGGCGGCAGGCGCGGTGAGGGTCATGGCCATGGTGGTGGCAATCAGATTCTTGTTCTTCGGCATGAGTGCGCTCCTTGGCGGGAAAGGAACCATTTTCTTCTCACGTTGTTCTTTGAACCGGCCGGACCGCAATGGCCTGCAGGCGTGAGATGCATCCCACGCGAGGCGCGATCCGCCCCTGCGTCGGCAACGAGTGCGTTGGACGCGGCACGGGTTGTCCGGAGCCGGCAGGATGTTCGACGCATCGGGCGGGTTCCGGTCGTGGCTGTTGCGGGGCACCGATGCATTCCACGGCGACGGATGAACGCTCGTGTGAGTATAGCCGTCTCCCGGATCCCCTCCGTGGATTCCGATGCAAGGTTCGGTCGGGCGCGACGGAGGTGCCCGTGCTATTCACGGACATTCGGGAGGGACTTGGATCGCGTCGGTATGCCCGGTCTCGCGCAGCGATGACGGCGGAGCGGATCCTGGGGTGCGGGAACCCCGACATCCATGGGGCACCCCGGAGAGAATTCCCCGCCGGCCAACATCGGCGTCCCCGACCGGCCCTTTGTTCGCCGCTTTCGCCTTCCGACGGAGTGAATGGCACCGCACGAGGGGTAAGGTACACTGATCCACCATGACCGCGATCTTCCAGCGTATCTTCAACGTGCGCCGCGACGAACTGGTGCCGGTGCTGTTCGCGGCGCTGTTCTTTTTCTGCATCCTGACGGCATTGATGCTGCTGCGGCCCGCGCGCGACGCGCTCGGCCTGCAGCGCGGTATCGAGGCGGTGCGCTGGCTGTTCATTGGCACGGCGGTCATCACGCTGCTGGTGAACCCGGTGTTCGGCCTGCTGGTCAGCCGCTTCCGGCGCCTGCACTTCATCTCTCTCACCTATGTCTTCTTTGCCCTGAGCCTGCTGGGCTTCTACCTGCTGATGGTGCTTACACCCGAGGCGGTGGGTGTCACCAGCGGACAGGTGTTCTACGTCTGGTTCAGCGTATTCAACCTGTTCGTCACCATGGTGTTCTGGGCGCTCATGGCGGACCGCTTCTCCCTGGAGCAGGGCAAGCGCTTCTTCGGCATGATCGCCGTGGGCGGCACCTGCGGCGCCATCTTCGGGCCGTGGCTGGCATCGGTGCTGGTGCGGCCCATCGGCACGCCCGCGCTGCTGCTGGTGTCGGCCGGGTTTCTGATGCTGGCACTGGCCGCCGCCTGGATGGTGGCCCGCCTTCAGCCGGAGCAGCCCCGGGAGGTGGATCCTGCGGACCCCGAGGCCCCGCCCGTGGTCAGCGAGCACGCCATCATCGGGGGCAGTGCCTGGGAGGGCTTTCGCGCGGTGTTCCGGTCACGCTACCTGCTGGGCATCGCCGCCTACGTGGTGATCCTTGCGATCATGGCGACCTTCATCTATTTCACCCGCCTGCAGATGGTGGCCGCGCTGGGCGACGATCTGGATCTGCGCACGACCTGGTTCGCGCGCATCGACCTGATCACCCAGGTGGCCACCCTGCTGCTGCAGGGGATCGTCGCAGGTCACCTGATGAAACGCCTCGGCGTGCACGTGACGCTGGCCCTGCTGCCCGTCACGGTGGCGCTGGGCTTCATCGGGCTGGCGATCGTCGGTTCGCTGGCGGCGCTGATCGTGTTCGAGGCGACATTCCGCGCCGTGCAGCGCGCCATCATGCGCCCCGCGCGCGAGACGCTCTACACCGTTGTCAGCCGCGAGGACAAGTACAAGTCGAAGGCCTTCATCGACACCTTCGTCTACCGGGGCGGGGATGTGGTCGGCGCGCAGACCGAGGGCCTTCTGGGGCGCCTCGGTATGGGTCTGGCGGCACTGGCCAGCGTCGCCGTGCCGCTGGCACTCGCCTGGGCGGCGCTCGGTTTCTGGCTGGGCCGGGCGCAGCAGCGGCGCGCGGGCCATGCGGATCAGGGGGCGCTCGTCCCGGGGCTCGAACCACTGGAACAGAGGAGATAGAAGACCATGACCACACGCCGCCAAGTGCTCAAGCTCACACTGGCCGCCGGCGCCGCACTGGGGCTGCCCGCTGGGCTCCTGCAGGCAGGGTCCGCTCGCGGGAATCTGATCACGCGGGTCATCCCCTCCACCGGCGAACGTGTGCCGGTGGTGGGCCTGGGCAGCTCGGCCACCTTCGCTCAGGTGGCCCGGAGCGAGGATGTGTCGGCGCTGCGCGAGGTGATGTCCGCCATGCTTGAACACGGTGGGGCGATCTTCGACACCGCGCCTTCCTATGGCGCCTCCGAGGAGGTGGCCGGCGACATCGCGCGTGCGCTGGGCATCACCGACAAGGTCTTCTGGGCCACCAAGGTGAATGTGGCCGGGCGTAATGGCGGGCGCGCGGATCCGGAGGCGGCGCGCGCCCAGCTGGAGAGTTCGTTCTTCCACCTGAACACGGAGGTCATCGACCTGATCCAGGTGCACAACATGGGTGACGTGCCGACCCAGCTGGGCATGCTCAAGGAACTGAAAGAGGAGGGGCGTGTGCGGTATATCGGCGTCACCACCACGTTCCCGCACCAGTATCCGGAGCTGATGGAGGTGATGCGCCGCGAGCCGATCGATTTCATCGGCACCGACTACGCCATCGACAACCGCGACAAGGAGGACACGATCCTTACCCTCGCGCGGGATCGCGGCATCGGCGTGCTGGTCTATGCGCCGTTCGGTCGCACAAGGCTGTGGGAGCGCGTGCGCGGGCATGAGGTGCCCGGGTGGGCCGCCGAGTTCGATGCCCGGTCGTGGGGGCAGTTCTTCCTCAAGTTTGTGCTGGCGCACCCCGCGGTGACCGCCGCGACGCCGGCCACCAGCCGCGCGCGCCACATGATCGATAACATGGGTGCGGCGTACGGGCGTCTTCCGGACGCCGATGCCCTCCGCCGGATGGTGGCGCATATCGAGAGCCTGTGACCGCCGGGTCTCCCGGACGGTCCGCCGGCATCGGCCCGGCCGGGTCCATGCCCGGCTGTTGAGGCACGGTGAGCCGGCGGTTCCGCGTCGGCCAACCGCTCCAGTCTGTCGTCAGTCAAAGGGCCCCGAATCAATCGGGGTCCTTTGCGTTGCGGCAGGGTTTTCGTGCGGGCCGGGACCCGGATGCCTCGTGTGTTGCTGGGAAGCAACACAGAAAAATCTTTTCCCAAGAGTCGCTTAGGTGGGTTCCGTGCCCCCCTGTTGTCACTGGGTGACAGCCAGGCGCCACGGCATCATGCGGTTTTCACGCGGGGCCTGTACCCGGGAGGCGACACGGCGTCGGTTCATGTTGCGGTGCGCCCGCAGAGGCGCTCTCTTAAATTTCGCAACATAAACAATCAGTTGAAATGACATTTCCATCGTTGACAGACGATGGCATCGATATTGCTCCTCCATGGCCGTGACGCGTCAACGGATCTGACAGCGGAGAAGTTCGCACCTCGCCTGGTCATGCACGGAAGTGCGAAGGCGCTCGCCGGGGATGGCGAGGCGTGGTCACGGTATGCGGTGAGTGATTGTCACACGGACGGACATGAACCCGCGAAGACTCTGCGAAAACATCGAGTCACTTGCAGAGAAAACTCGTTAAGGAGGGAAATCATGTTGAACAAACAGTTCAGACGACCATTGATCGGCGCCACGAGTGCGTTGGCCCTGATCCTGGCCGGCGGACAAGGCGTCGCCGAGTTCACCCAGGATCGCACGCACTTGCATGCCTCGCACATCGTGCTGGCGCAGGCGGCCGGTCTGGATGCCGGTGCAAACGCCGCCACCGGTGCCGAGGCTGCTTCCGGTGCCAACGCCGGGACAGCGGCTGACGCCGCTGCCGGTGCCAATGCCGCGACCGGTGCCGAGGCTGCCTCCGGCGCCAATGCCGGGACAGCGGCTGACGCCGCAGAGGGCGCCAACGCCGCAACCGGTGCGGACGCCGCTTCCGGTGCCAATGTTGCTACTGATGGCGCGGATGCCGCCACCGATGGGGCGGATGCTGCCGCGGGTGCCGATGCTGCTACGGGGGCCGAGGCGGCCACCGATGGCACTGACGCTGCCGCGGGTGCCGATGCCACTTCGGGTGCGGATGCCGCCACCGACGGTGCGGATGCCTCTGCCGGTGCCGAAGCGTCGGCCGGTGCGGATGCCGCGACCGACGGGGCTGAGGCCTCCGCCGGTGCCGATGCGTCTGCGGGCGCCACGTCCGTTGATGACGGCAGTGCGTCCGCCAGCGCCGAGAGTTCGGCCAGCGCCACTTCCAGCTCCGACGGCGGCAGTGCTTCTGCCAGTGCCGACAGCTCTGCCAGCGCCACCTCCGGTGATGATGGTGCGTCCGCCAGTGCCGAGAGTTCGGCCAGCGCCACTTCCAGTTCCGACGGTGGTAGTGCTTCTGCCAGTGCCGACAGCTCTGCCAGCGCCACCTCCGGTGACGATGGTGCGTCCGCCAGCGTGGATGCCTCAGCCGGCGCGACCTCCAGTGCCGATGGCGGCAGCCCGTCCGCCGATGCGTCCGGCAGTGCCGGGGCCAGCATCGATTCATCGGGTGCCTCTGCCGAGGCGGATGCTTCCGCCAGTGCCTCCAGCTCCATCGACACGGGTGCCGAAGGCGGTGCCAGCGTCGAGAGCAGCGCGTCTGCCGATGCCGGAGCCGCTTCGGGCGGCACGACCGACACTACCGCCGGTGCGGACGGCATTGCCGCGGGCGACGGTGGTGCGGATGCAACGGTCGACGGTGGCGCCACCGCCGGTGTCGATGGCGGCGCGTCCGATGGCGTGAGCAGCGGCACCACGTTGGGTGCCGCCGCTGAGGGCAGTGCCTTCGGCGCCAGCGAGTCCGGCGAACCCGTGTCGGCCAGCGCCAGCGCCCAGGCCTCCGCCAGCGTGCAGACCAGCCCCGAGGGCGTGGTCAGCGGCTCGGCGACCAGTGGTGCCAGTGCCGACGTGAACGCCGACATTGGTACCGCGACCACCTCCGCTTCGGCCACCGGCGCTTCCGGCGCCGAGAGTGGCGGTATCGGCGCCGAGGCCGGTGCGACCACCGAGGTGGGC carries:
- a CDS encoding NTP/NDP exchange transporter, producing MTAIFQRIFNVRRDELVPVLFAALFFFCILTALMLLRPARDALGLQRGIEAVRWLFIGTAVITLLVNPVFGLLVSRFRRLHFISLTYVFFALSLLGFYLLMVLTPEAVGVTSGQVFYVWFSVFNLFVTMVFWALMADRFSLEQGKRFFGMIAVGGTCGAIFGPWLASVLVRPIGTPALLLVSAGFLMLALAAAWMVARLQPEQPREVDPADPEAPPVVSEHAIIGGSAWEGFRAVFRSRYLLGIAAYVVILAIMATFIYFTRLQMVAALGDDLDLRTTWFARIDLITQVATLLLQGIVAGHLMKRLGVHVTLALLPVTVALGFIGLAIVGSLAALIVFEATFRAVQRAIMRPARETLYTVVSREDKYKSKAFIDTFVYRGGDVVGAQTEGLLGRLGMGLAALASVAVPLALAWAALGFWLGRAQQRRAGHADQGALVPGLEPLEQRR
- a CDS encoding aldo/keto reductase; amino-acid sequence: MTTRRQVLKLTLAAGAALGLPAGLLQAGSARGNLITRVIPSTGERVPVVGLGSSATFAQVARSEDVSALREVMSAMLEHGGAIFDTAPSYGASEEVAGDIARALGITDKVFWATKVNVAGRNGGRADPEAARAQLESSFFHLNTEVIDLIQVHNMGDVPTQLGMLKELKEEGRVRYIGVTTTFPHQYPELMEVMRREPIDFIGTDYAIDNRDKEDTILTLARDRGIGVLVYAPFGRTRLWERVRGHEVPGWAAEFDARSWGQFFLKFVLAHPAVTAATPATSRARHMIDNMGAAYGRLPDADALRRMVAHIESL